Below is a genomic region from Actinomadura sp. NAK00032.
CGCCCCGGGTGACCAGGTCCAGGGCGTCGTGCAGCGCGTCCAGCGGGAGCCGGTGGGTGAGGAGGTCCTCGACCTGCACCCGTCCGGACCCGATCAGCTCCAGTGCGCGCGCGTTGTGCGCGGGGCTCGACCCGTTCGCGCCGACCAGCGACAGCTCCCGGTAGTGGACACGGTTGGCGTCGACGGAGATCACCGGGTCGTCCTTCGGCAGCCCGCCGAACAGGCTGACCCGGCCGCCCGGCGCCATCAGCCGCTGCGCCCGCTCCTGCGCGGCGCCGGACGCGGCGGCGGTGATCGCGACGTCGGCGCCGCGCCCGCCGGTGCGCGCGAGCACCTCCGCGACCGGGTCGGCGACGCCCGCGTCGATCGCGGCGTCCGGCTTGACCAGCGCGGCGGCCTGGTGCAGCCGCTCGGCGTTGACCTCGACGAGGAACACCCGGGCGGCGCCGCGGGCCCGCGCGACCCGCACGTGCAGGCAGCCGACCGGGCCCGAACCGAACACCACGACGTCGTCGCCCTCGCCGACCCGCGCCAGCTCCTGGCCGTTGAGGACGCAGGCGAGCGGCTCGGCCACCGACGCCTCGGCGAACGAGACGCCGTCCGGGATCCGGTTCACCCCGTCCACCGCGAGCACCTTCGCCGGGACGATCATGTACTCGGCGAAGCCGCCGTCGTAGTGGTACCCCATCGACTCCTGCGCGGTGCAGACCGTCCGGCGGCCGCGCCGGCACTCCGCGCAGGCGCCGTCGGGGATCGCGGCGATGACCTGGACGCGGTCGCCCGCCGCCCAGCCCGCGACGCCGGCGCCGGCCTCGGCCACCTCGCCGGCGATCTCGTGGCCCATCACCCGCGGCGGCACGATGTGGTGGTGCCCGAAGCGGGAGATCTTGACATCGGTCCCGCAGGTCGAGCAGTTCCGGACGCGGATCTTCAGTTCGCCGGGACCGGGCGCCGGCTCGGGCGCGTCCTCCAGCCGGATGTCGCCGGGGGCGTAGAAACGGGCGACCTTCATACGGTGTGTCCTTGTCCTGTCGGTCGGTGGTGGTCGGGCTGCGGGGCGAGCAGCGCGAGGACGTGCTCGGGCTCGGCGGCCTCGCGCAGCGCGCGGGCCCGGCCGGGGTCCATGAGGATCTCGGCCAGCTCGGCGAGGATCTCCATGTGCCCGCCGCCCCGCGCGGCGATCGCGATGCACACGGTCACCGGGTGGCCGTTCCAGTCGGTCCCCTCGGGGAACCGGACGACGGCGAGGGCGTCGCGCAGGATCAGGCCGCGGCTCTCGTTGGTGCCGTGCGGGATGGCCACGCCCTCGCCGAGGTAGGTGGAGACCGAGCGCTCCCGCTCCAGCATCGCCTCGACGTAGCCGGGCTCGACGGCCCCGGCGTCCACCAGGACCCGCCCGCAGATCCGGACGGCCTCGTCGCGGCCGGCGGCGCGGGCGTCCAGCCGGATCGCCTCCGGCGCCAGCAGGGCCGCGGCCCGGTCAGGCACCGACCTCACCGCCGTCCTTGATCGCCTTGACCAGCCGGTCCACGGCGGGGTCGCCGATGTAGACCTCGAAGGTGACGACCGGGGCGTCCCCGGCGCCGCGCCGGGCGCGGTCGGCGAGCCCGGCGTGGGTGACGACCACGTCGGCGTCGCCGGGGATCGCGTCGACGGGCGTGTGCTCGACGGTCACGTCGCTCTTCTTCAGCGCCTTGCGGAGCTGCCCGGCCAGCATGACGCTGCTGCCCATTCCGGCGTCGCAGGCGATGACGAGCTTGCGGATGTCCTTGCCGTTCATGGTGGGTGTGCCTTCCATCGGACGGGGTGGGGGGTCAGGACGCGGCCGCCTCCTTGGCGGTCCCGCCGGCGTCCTTGGCGGTCGCGCCGGCCTCCTCCTCCTCGGCGGTGCGGCCCGCGGCCTTGTTCTCGGCGGTCTTCTTCTCGGCCTCCTTGAGCTCGTCCTCGGCCCCGTCCTCCTTGGGCTCGGCGAGCTTCCCGAAGCCGAGCAGGGCGGCGCCGACGCCGAAGGACACGGCCGCGGAGGCGAGCATGCCGGTGTAGACGCCGATCCAGTTGCCGGCGCCGCGCGGGGTCTGCGCGAGATAGGCGAAGATGCTGCCGGGGGAGGGCGTCGCGACGAGCCCGGTGCCGGTCGCCACGAAGATCGCCACGCCGGTCATGCCGCCCGCCATCGCGGCGAGGATCATCCGCGGCTTCATCAGGATGTAGGGGAAGTAGATCTCGTGGATGCCGCCGAAGAAGTGGATGATGGCGGCCGCCGGGACGCTCGGCCGCAGCCGCCGCGGCCCGAAGAACCAGTAGGCGAGCAGGACGCCGAGGCCGGGCCCGGGGTTGGACTCCAGCATGAACAGCACCGACTTGCCGGTCTCGGCGGCCTGCTGCACGCCGAGCGGGCCGAGCACGCCGTGGTTGACGGCGTTGTTGAGGAACAGCACCTTCGCGGGCTCGATCAGCAGGGAGGTGAGCGGCAGCACGTCGTGGTCGACGAGCCAGCTCACCCCGTCCCCGGCCCACTCGCTGAAGGTGTTCATGACCGGGCCGATCACCCGGTTGCCGGCGACCGCCATGGCGCCGCCGATGATCCCGGCGGAGAAGTTGTCGACGAGCATCTCGAACCCGGTGCGGACCCGGTCCTGGACGAGCCCGTCGAACAGCTTCAGCAGGTACGCCGCGAGCGGTCCCATCATCATCGCGCCGAGGAACATCGGCACGTCCGCGCCGACGATGATGCCGACGGTCGCGACGGCGCCGACCACCGCGCCGCGCTGGCCGTGCACCATCCGCCCGCCGGTGTAGCCGATCAGCAGCGGCAGCAGGAACTTGATCATCGGGTCGACGAGCTCGCCCAGCTCCTTGTTGGGCAGCCAGCCGGTGGGGATGAACAGCGCGGTGATCAGGCCCCAGGCGATGAACGCGCCGATGTTCGGCATGACCATCCCGGCCATCTTGCCGCCGACGCGCTGGACGTGCGCCCGGAACCCGGTGCCGGTGGGCTCCGGGGTGTACGTGGTGGCCATCTCGGGCCTCCTGTCGATCGGGGGTGGGTACTGCGGGCCGTCAGGTGAGCAGGGGCCGGGCGAGGTCCGGCCGGGAGTGGATGCGGACGGTGTCGCGGTGGATCTCCGCCGGGCCCGGCATCCGGCCGGTGGGCGTCCGCACGGCCGCCGCGCCCCAGGCGAGCGCCTCGGCGAGCGCGGCCGGCCCGCGCGCCCCGGCCGCGAGGAACCCGGCGAGCAGGGCGTCGCCGGCGCCGACCGTGCCGCGCGGGCGCGCGACGGGCGCCTCGCCGGTGCGGACGCCGTCGTCGTCGACGAGCACGGCGCCCTCCGCGCCGAGGCTGACCAGGACGGTGCGGGCCCCCCGCGCCCGCAGCTCCCCGGCCGCCTCGACGACGTCGGCGACGGTGTCGACCGCCCCGCCGACCGCCTCGGCGAGCTCCTCCCGGTTCGGCTTGATCAGGTCGGGGCCGGCCGCGACGGCCGCGCGCAGCGCCGCCCCGCTGGAGTCGACCGCGACGCGGACGCCGTCCGGGGCGAACCGGCGGCACAGCGCGGCGTAGGTGTCGTCCGGGACGCCGGGCGGGAGGCTGCCGCAGCCCACCACCCAGCTCGCCGCGCCCGCCTCGGCCGCGACCACCGCGGCGAGCTCGGCCAGCTCGCCGTGCGACAGCGGGCCGCCCGGCTCGTTGAGCTTGGTGTCGAGGCCGCCGGGCTCGGCGATCGTCACGTTGGACCGGGTGCGGCCCGCGACGCGGACGGCGCGGACCCGCATGCCCTCGGCGGCCAGCAGCCGGTGCAGCTGGTCGCCGTCGGCGCCGCCCACCGCGACCACGGCGGTGGAGGGGACACCGTTGGCGAGCAGCGCCCGGGACACGTTGACCCCCTTGCCGCCCGGGTCCAGCCGCGCGGACCGGGCCCGGATGACCGCGCCGCGGGTCAGCACGTCCACCTCGATCGTCCGGTCGAGGCTCGGGTTGAGCGTCACC
It encodes:
- a CDS encoding alcohol dehydrogenase catalytic domain-containing protein — its product is MKVARFYAPGDIRLEDAPEPAPGPGELKIRVRNCSTCGTDVKISRFGHHHIVPPRVMGHEIAGEVAEAGAGVAGWAAGDRVQVIAAIPDGACAECRRGRRTVCTAQESMGYHYDGGFAEYMIVPAKVLAVDGVNRIPDGVSFAEASVAEPLACVLNGQELARVGEGDDVVVFGSGPVGCLHVRVARARGAARVFLVEVNAERLHQAAALVKPDAAIDAGVADPVAEVLARTGGRGADVAITAAASGAAQERAQRLMAPGGRVSLFGGLPKDDPVISVDANRVHYRELSLVGANGSSPAHNARALELIGSGRVQVEDLLTHRLPLDALHDALDLVTRGAAIKVTIEP
- a CDS encoding PTS sugar transporter subunit IIA, yielding MRSVPDRAAALLAPEAIRLDARAAGRDEAVRICGRVLVDAGAVEPGYVEAMLERERSVSTYLGEGVAIPHGTNESRGLILRDALAVVRFPEGTDWNGHPVTVCIAIAARGGGHMEILAELAEILMDPGRARALREAAEPEHVLALLAPQPDHHRPTGQGHTV
- a CDS encoding PTS lactose transporter subunit IIB; translated protein: MNGKDIRKLVIACDAGMGSSVMLAGQLRKALKKSDVTVEHTPVDAIPGDADVVVTHAGLADRARRGAGDAPVVTFEVYIGDPAVDRLVKAIKDGGEVGA
- the mtlA gene encoding PTS mannitol transporter subunit IICB; the protein is MATTYTPEPTGTGFRAHVQRVGGKMAGMVMPNIGAFIAWGLITALFIPTGWLPNKELGELVDPMIKFLLPLLIGYTGGRMVHGQRGAVVGAVATVGIIVGADVPMFLGAMMMGPLAAYLLKLFDGLVQDRVRTGFEMLVDNFSAGIIGGAMAVAGNRVIGPVMNTFSEWAGDGVSWLVDHDVLPLTSLLIEPAKVLFLNNAVNHGVLGPLGVQQAAETGKSVLFMLESNPGPGLGVLLAYWFFGPRRLRPSVPAAAIIHFFGGIHEIYFPYILMKPRMILAAMAGGMTGVAIFVATGTGLVATPSPGSIFAYLAQTPRGAGNWIGVYTGMLASAAVSFGVGAALLGFGKLAEPKEDGAEDELKEAEKKTAENKAAGRTAEEEEAGATAKDAGGTAKEAAAS
- the pfkB gene encoding 1-phosphofructokinase; translated protein: MIVTVTLNPSLDRTIEVDVLTRGAVIRARSARLDPGGKGVNVSRALLANGVPSTAVVAVGGADGDQLHRLLAAEGMRVRAVRVAGRTRSNVTIAEPGGLDTKLNEPGGPLSHGELAELAAVVAAEAGAASWVVGCGSLPPGVPDDTYAALCRRFAPDGVRVAVDSSGAALRAAVAAGPDLIKPNREELAEAVGGAVDTVADVVEAAGELRARGARTVLVSLGAEGAVLVDDDGVRTGEAPVARPRGTVGAGDALLAGFLAAGARGPAALAEALAWGAAAVRTPTGRMPGPAEIHRDTVRIHSRPDLARPLLT